The DNA segment TAAAAGATTGTTCATCCTGTTTCATGTGAATGTTATTGGTTGATAAGATCTTGAGGatttatttggtttttgtttgtttgttttttttttgtgttgggTTTAGGTGACGTTTGGTGTGTTGTTCAATGACGATCGATGTGCCAACATCTTTGAAGCTTTGGTTGGGACTTTGAGAGCTGCCAAGAAGCGCAAAATAGTGGCGTTCCCTGGAGAACTCTTGCTCCAAGGTGTTCATGACAAGGTTGAGATCACTCTCCGACCATCTCCACCTCCACCTCAAGCTGCTGTCGCCGCCGCAACCACTTCCTAAGCTCCCCGTTTCCGATTTGTTTCGTTTTATCCTCTTATTTATCTGtgtaatgaaaatgatgaactcTGAAGATCTCAATGATTGCTTTTGCTTCTCACTCTCCCTCTCTT comes from the Brassica rapa cultivar Chiifu-401-42 chromosome A01, CAAS_Brap_v3.01, whole genome shotgun sequence genome and includes:
- the LOC103845581 gene encoding costars family protein ST45-2 — encoded protein: MNVEEEIQKLEEEIHRLGSLQPDGSYKVTFGVLFNDDRCANIFEALVGTLRAAKKRKIVAFPGELLLQGVHDKVEITLRPSPPPPQAAVAAATTS